The Fuscovulum sp. sequence CGATGCCCGATCTGATGGCTGCCATGCTTGCGGCCAAGATCGCGCACCCGCAGGCCGGCGCCACCTGCGCCTGGGTCCCCTCCCCCACTGCCGCCACCCTCCACGCCACCCATTATCACCGCGTCGATGTGATGGGCGTGCAGGATACCATCGCCAAAGGCGGCCCGCGCGGACAGCTGGATGACCTGCTGACCATCCCCCTCGCCACCGGCGCGAACTGGTCAGACGATGACATCCGGTCCGAGGTGGAAAACAACGCCCAAGGTATCCTCGGCTATGTCGTGCGCTGGGTGGATCAGGGCGTGGGTTGCTCCAAGGTGCCCGACATCCACGATGTCGGTCTGATGGAAGACCGCGCCACCTGCCGAATCTCCAGCCAGGCCTTGGCCAACTGGCTGCACCATGGCGTGGTGTCCGAAGCACAGGTCATGGCCGCCATGCGCAAGATGGCCGCCGTGGTCGACCGCCAGAATGCCAACGATCCGGCCTACATCCCCATGGCCCCGCGCTTTGACGGCATCGCTTTCAAGGCCGCCTGCGATCTGGTCTTCGACGGCCGCGCGCAACCCTCAGGCTACACCGAGCCCGTCCTGCATCGCCGCAGACTGGAACTCAAAGCCCGCAGCCGCATCCACCTCGTCTGACGGCAATCAGATTGCGCGGGCATGCGCCCGCACGTCTTTTGCCTCGCCTGCGCGCATGCGCGCTTGGCTCAGGCCGGGGGTTCCCCCCGGACCCCCTGGGTATTTGAACCAAGGTGAAAGCCGCTTCATCTTGGCAAAAATACCCGCGGGGGAGGCGCCCGGAACGGGCGACGGGGGCGGCAGCCCCCACCTGAGCCAAGCGCGCAGGCGCGCAGGCGAGGCAAAAGGAATGCGCGGCCCCTTTGGGGCGCGCTCATGTCAACTCAACCAATATCGAGGGCCAGCGCATGGATGCGGGTGTTCAGATCCCCCAGCGCCTTGTGCACCGCGCGGTGGCGCTCCACCCGGTTCATCGGGGCAAAGACATCCGCGCGGATCACCACGCGGAAATGGCTCTCGCCGGAACCGTCATCCCCGGAATGGCCGGCATGTTTGTGGCTTTCGTTGATCACCTGCAATTCGCGGGGCGCAAAAGCGGCGGTCAACCGCTTTGTGATCTCATCCTGTGCTGCCATTTTTCCGAAGGCCCCTTCTATCTGCCGCGATAACCCCTAAACTCTTGCCTCCGAGTCGGAAAGGCCAGCGCGAAACATGTCTACCCGTCCCCCTTTTGAGTTCGACATCCGCGTCTCTTCCGACAAGAAGCGCCGCAAGACCACCCGGCGCGGCATGTCCGGCGCGTTCGAGACATCGCAGAAAGGCTGCGAATATCCGGGCTGTTCCGAACAGGGGGCCTACCGCGCCCCGAAATCGCCAGACCACCTCGATGAGTACTTCTGGTTCTGCAAGGATCACGTCCGCGAATACAACCTGAAGTGGAACTTTTTCCAGGGTTCCACCGATGAAGAGTTCAAGAAGTTTCTTGATGAGGACCGCGTCTGGGGCCGCGCCACCCAGCCTTTCGGCAAGCGCCCCGATGAAGGCCGCGCCTGGTCACGCCTCGGCGTGGATGATCCCATGGCGATCCTTGGTGAAAAGGCCACACTCAACCCGGCCAAACCCACCGGCAACGCCACCCGCAAACTGCCCGCCACCGAACGCAAGGCACTGGAAATTCTGGATGCCCGCGACACCATGACCAAGGCCGAAATCCGCAAGGCCTATAAATCACTGGTCAAGGATCTGCACCCCGACATGAACGGCGGCGACCGCAGCGATGAGGACCGGTTGCAAGAGGTCGTCTGGGCCTGGGATCAGATCAAGGACAGCCGCTACTTCCGCGACTGACCCGGCCATACCCCGCGTTGCTGGCGCAGCGCCATCAGCTGCGCCACAGCCGCGCCGAACAGCGCGCTTCCCCAGGCGAGCGGATAGTGCGGCAGCGCCAGCAGCAAAGCCGCAGGCCCACCTTCGGGCTGCAGCACCGGCAAGATGAGCGCAGCCGCCAGCCCTGCCACAACCAGCACCAGCGCCGACAGAATGCCCGCGCGCAGCCAGCCCGCCAGACCGGGCCGCCCGAAACCGGGCGCCACGATCCAGGCCACGACTGCCGCTACCGGCAGCGCGCGGGCAAAAGCCGGGGTGAACAGAACTGAGGCCTCGGTATCCGCCCCCAACTCCGCCCGCGCCACCGCCGCCGCCATCAACAGCGCCAGCGGCAGCACAAGGGTCAGTCGATCACGCAGGGTCATGGGGGCGGCTCCAGATAAGGCTTGTCCCTATCTGGCCTGCCTCACCCGCCCGATCAAGCCACGCCGATCAAGCCATGCCGATCAAGACAGGCTGGTCAAGACTGGCCGATCAGGCCGCCCGAAACGTCAGCGCCGCGCCGTTCAGGCAATGGCGCATCCCCGTCGGCTCCGGACCATCGTCGAAGATATGCCCGAAATGCCCGCCGCAGCGGATACAATGCACCTCGGTCCGCGTGGCGAACAGGCTGTTGTCTTCCTTGGTGCCGATCGTCCCCGGCAGCGATTGCCAGAAGCTCGGCCACCCCGTGCCGCTATCATATTTGTGCTCAGACGAATAGGCCGCCAGATCGCAGCCCGCGCAGTGATAGACCCCCGCCCGCGTTTCCTTGTCCAGCGGGCTGGTCCCGGCGCGTTCGGTATCCTCTTCCCGCAGCACGGCATATTGCAGCGGCGTCAGCTTTGCCCGCCATTCGGCATCGGTCAGCTTGAACGGGAAATCCCCCTCAGACGCCATGGCAGGCCCCAAAGCGGGCCGCAGGACGGGGAACAGGGCGGCAAGCGCGGTCAGGCGCAGAAGGTGGCGGCGGTGCATCGGGATCCTCCCTTGGATGCGGGTCATAGTGGCAGAAGTTACGCCCCGGCGCGGCACAAGGTTTCACCCGATCACGCGATTGCGTTTCCCTCCCCCCCAAACCCCGCATCCCCGCCCCCCCGGCGGCCTGATGTCGCGTCCTGCCCGCCCATTGCCGCCCTTCCCCTTGCAGCCCCCCGCGATATGTTCCACACACTTCCCATGGCCCGAACTCAGGGCGCGACGCGAAACGATGGCGGACGGTATGCTGGACACTGTGATGAAACCCACCGAAGAAATCTCGGTCCGGGATGTTTTCGGGATCGACACCGATATGAAGGTGAAGGGCTTCGCCGACCGGACCGATCGCGTGCCCGATATCGACCCCACCTATAAATTCGACCCGGACACGACGCTGGCGATCCTGGCAGGCTTTGCCTACAACCGCCGCGTGATGATCCAGGGCTATCACGGCACCGGCAAATCCACCCATATCGAACAGGTGGCCGCCCGGCTCAACTGGCCCTGCGTGCGCGTCAACCTCGACAGCCACATCTCCCGGATCGACCTGATCGGCAAAGACGCGATCAAGCTGCGCGACGGCAAGCAGGTCACCGAATTCCACGAAGGCATCCTGCCTTGGGCGCTGCGCAACGCCGTGGCCATCGTGTTCGACGAATACGATGCCGGCCGCGCCGATGTGATGTTCGTCATCCAGCGCGTGCTGGAACATGACGGCAAGCTCACGCTCTTGGACCAGAATGAGATCATCACCCCCCACCCGTCCTTCCGCCTCTTCGCCACGGCAAACACCGTGGGCTTGGGCGATACGACGGGCCTTTACCACGGGACCCAGCAGATCAACCAGGCCCAGATGGACCGCTGGTCGCTCGTGGCCACGCTGAACTACCTGTCCCACGATGCCGAGGCCGCCATCGTTCTGGCGAAATCCCCGCATTACAACACGGAAAAGGGCCGCAAGACCATCAGCCAGATGGTCACCGTGGCCGACCTCACCCGCACCGCCTTCATGAACGGCGACCTGTCGACCGTGATGAGCCCGCGCACCGTCCTGAACTGGGCCCAGAACGCCGAGATTTTCCGCAACGTCGGCTACGCCTTCCGGCTGTCCTTCCTGAACAAATGCGACGAACTGGAACGCCAGACGGTGGCCGAGTTCTACCAACGCTGCTTCGGCGAGGAACTCCCGGAAAGCGCGGCGAGTATGGCGATGAAGTGAGGTGGGGGAAGGTGAACAAGTGTCCGGATCAAGTTGATCCCATTTAGCTTTTCACCTCCACTTCACTTAAAAATCGTCACCGCCGCTGCTATTAAAGAAGCCACGGCTACAGCTAAGGCAACCCGTGCAATAAACTCCATGCGCCCCTGTGCCAGAACGCTTTCTCGAGTACCGATTGCTGACGAAAGCTGATTTAATAGTTCACGCGTATCGCGATCTTCTTCGAGAAGCCGCTTAGAAAGCTGCGCGAGAAGAGATTTTAAACCATCCTTTATGTCAGCAATTTCCTTTCCGACGCTGGTCTTCCGAGTAAAGCCAGTGGCGTTCCATTGAAAGGACGCGTCATTCTGAGAAAGTGCTAGTACTTCGCGTGCAACCATCGGAACCCCGATGGATTGACTGAAGAACGCACTGATCCTGTCAATTTGACTTGTGGACCGATGTGGCTTTGAACGAAAAGATAAAGATTGTTGTGTTTCCTTTAAGTATCTAAGCAACTCCCGAAGATAACTTGCCAACGCAAATCTGGCGATTATTCCGCCCAATTTTTCGCGAGCAAAGAATGTTCTGATAAACAGACTATCATCTTGAAATAAATCTTTCTCACTCTCACTTAGATCGTCCCAGCGTAGAGCTATTGTCATATGATTAGGGAGGTCATCACGATATCCATGTTCGAAAGAGAACCGCAAAGACGGAACAGATGTGCAAACCCAACTGCCCAAGTCATCTTCGATGTTCAGAAATCTCGACCAGTGTAGCCAGTTTCTTTTTCTTTCAGCATCTCGCTCAAAGGCTGTAAAGCCGTCCAAGGATAGAAATTCCGCCGTAGGAAACTTTCCTTGCTGACCACTTGCGCTGAAGTAGCCAGGAA is a genomic window containing:
- the cobS gene encoding cobaltochelatase subunit CobS, translated to MADGMLDTVMKPTEEISVRDVFGIDTDMKVKGFADRTDRVPDIDPTYKFDPDTTLAILAGFAYNRRVMIQGYHGTGKSTHIEQVAARLNWPCVRVNLDSHISRIDLIGKDAIKLRDGKQVTEFHEGILPWALRNAVAIVFDEYDAGRADVMFVIQRVLEHDGKLTLLDQNEIITPHPSFRLFATANTVGLGDTTGLYHGTQQINQAQMDRWSLVATLNYLSHDAEAAIVLAKSPHYNTEKGRKTISQMVTVADLTRTAFMNGDLSTVMSPRTVLNWAQNAEIFRNVGYAFRLSFLNKCDELERQTVAEFYQRCFGEELPESAASMAMK
- a CDS encoding BolA family protein — protein: MAAQDEITKRLTAAFAPRELQVINESHKHAGHSGDDGSGESHFRVVIRADVFAPMNRVERHRAVHKALGDLNTRIHALALDIG
- the msrB gene encoding peptide-methionine (R)-S-oxide reductase MsrB produces the protein MHRRHLLRLTALAALFPVLRPALGPAMASEGDFPFKLTDAEWRAKLTPLQYAVLREEDTERAGTSPLDKETRAGVYHCAGCDLAAYSSEHKYDSGTGWPSFWQSLPGTIGTKEDNSLFATRTEVHCIRCGGHFGHIFDDGPEPTGMRHCLNGAALTFRAA
- a CDS encoding J domain-containing protein, giving the protein MSTRPPFEFDIRVSSDKKRRKTTRRGMSGAFETSQKGCEYPGCSEQGAYRAPKSPDHLDEYFWFCKDHVREYNLKWNFFQGSTDEEFKKFLDEDRVWGRATQPFGKRPDEGRAWSRLGVDDPMAILGEKATLNPAKPTGNATRKLPATERKALEILDARDTMTKAEIRKAYKSLVKDLHPDMNGGDRSDEDRLQEVVWAWDQIKDSRYFRD